Proteins encoded together in one Pseudomonas sp. ADAK13 window:
- a CDS encoding cation diffusion facilitator family transporter produces MTSSPEHARLLRLATRASVGVACVLIVTKAIAWWLSGSVSMLAGLTDSLLDGVTSLLNLLAVHYALRPADDDHRYGHGKAESLSGMAQALFIAGSAVLIAFQAFQRLQHPEPVGAPWLSIGVIILSLALTAALLVLQHRVIRETGSNAIRADSLHYRSDMMLNGSILVALVLAAFGFHQVDAWFGLGIAAYILWSAIQIARESFSVLMDEELPPDVSQHMLELACSVPGVLGAHDLRTRISGSHWFVQLHLELPGELSLSVAHGISDQAADAIHNAYPRAEVLVHADPQEVVKGAKA; encoded by the coding sequence ATGACCAGCAGTCCAGAACACGCCCGGCTGTTGCGCCTGGCCACCCGCGCTTCCGTCGGCGTGGCCTGTGTGCTGATTGTGACCAAGGCCATCGCCTGGTGGCTCAGCGGCTCGGTGAGCATGCTCGCCGGGTTGACCGACTCGCTGCTCGACGGCGTCACCTCGCTGCTCAACTTGCTGGCCGTGCATTACGCGCTACGCCCAGCCGATGACGACCACCGTTATGGCCACGGCAAGGCGGAGTCCCTGTCGGGCATGGCCCAGGCGCTGTTTATCGCCGGCAGTGCGGTGCTGATCGCCTTCCAGGCGTTCCAGCGCTTGCAGCATCCGGAGCCGGTGGGCGCACCGTGGCTGAGTATCGGCGTGATCATTCTGTCCCTGGCGCTGACAGCGGCGCTGTTGGTCCTGCAACACCGGGTGATCCGCGAAACCGGCTCCAACGCCATTCGTGCCGACTCGCTGCACTACCGCTCCGACATGATGCTCAACGGCAGCATCCTGGTGGCACTGGTGCTGGCGGCGTTTGGTTTCCATCAGGTGGACGCCTGGTTCGGCCTGGGCATCGCGGCCTACATTTTGTGGAGCGCGATCCAGATCGCCCGGGAAAGTTTTTCGGTGTTGATGGACGAGGAACTGCCGCCGGACGTCAGCCAGCACATGCTGGAACTGGCGTGCAGCGTGCCCGGCGTACTGGGCGCCCATGACTTGCGCACACGGATTTCCGGCAGCCACTGGTTTGTGCAGTTGCACCTGGAATTGCCGGGGGAATTGAGTCTGTCTGTGGCCCATGGCATCAGCGACCAGGCCGCCGATGCCATTCACAACGCCTACCCGCGGGCCGAAGTGCTGGTGCACGCCG